The Stigmatella ashevillena genomic sequence GAGATGCGGGCGAAGAACTACCGCAACGTGTTCGATACCAAGACCGGCTTCGCGCGTGCACGCAAGTCCGATGGCAGCTTCCGCGAGCCCTTTGATCCGGCGGCGGTGGGCTACGGCAGTGACTACACCGAGGGCAATGCCTGGCAGTATTCCTGGTACGTGCCTCAGGACACCGCCGGGTTGATTTCGCTGCTGGGAGGCGACGCGAAACTGACCGCGAAACTGGATGCCGTCTTCGACGCCAAGGTCTCCGCCGAGTCCTTCGCACACGTCGAGGACATCTCGGGCCTGATCGGCCATTACGCTCACGGCAACGAGCCGAGCCATCACGTCGCCTATCTCTACAGCTACGCGGGTCAGCCCTGGCGCACCCAGGAGCGGCTGAAGCAGATCATCGACACCCAGTACAAAGCAACCACGGACGGGCTGGCGGGCAATGACGACTGCGGCCAGATGTCCGCCTGGCTGGTGTTCACAGCGCTCGGCTTCTATCCGGTGACACCGGGCAGCAACGAGTATGTGATTGGACGGCCCTTCGTCGAACGCGCCGCGCTGAACCTGCCCAACGGCAAGCGGTTCACCGTGGTGACCGAGAACCTGGGCGATGGCCGCCCCTACATCGGCAAGGTGACGCTCAACGGAAAGCCCTTGGAGCGCAGCTTCGTGCGCCACGAGGAACTCATGGCGGGCGGAGAGCTTCGCTTCGTGATGCAGGCCAAGCCGAACAAGCGCTGGGCCACCCAGGCAGGCAGCCGACCTTACTCCCTGTCCAACGCCCAGCACTGAGCCCAGCACAAGGACCATGCCCATCCCCTTGGCGGCCATAGGCCAAGGGGATGCCGGTTCAACCCCCAGTGGATGGCTTTTCCATCCATACGGGCGGCGCATACCCGGCCGGCTTATCGCCGACAGAACTTCCGGCATTCAATATCCGTGACTGATACGCATCGGTGAACATCGGGTATGGGAAAGGCGGGGTCCGTGCACTCACCGTGTTGAGCCGCTGGCGCAACCCCGCCGGGAGCTCGAAGTCCAACGCGGCGAGATTGTCTTCCAACTGGCTGACCTTGCTCGCGCCGATGATGACCGAGGCCAGCCCGGGTTGCGTGGCGGCCCAGTTCAACGCCACCTGCGCCATGCTGCGGCCCACCTCCTGGGCCACCTCTTCGAGAGCCGCCACCACCCGCCAGTTGTGCTCGGTGAAGAGGCCGCTCCCCGGCCCCGGCCCCTTTTGCGTGAGCCTGCCCTCGCCCGTGCCACCGCCCTCGCTCGGCCGGTATTTCCCAGAGAGCAGCCCCATCCCAAGCGGGCTCCACGCGGTGATGCCCAGTCCCAGCGTCTGCGCCAATGGCACGAACTCAGGCTCGATGTTCCGTTCGATCAACGAGTATTGCAATTGCAGGTTGATGAGCGGCGTCAGCGCATGTGCTTCGGCATACGTCTGCGCACGTCCTGCATACCAGCCTGGCACATCGGACAGGCCCGCGTAGCGGATCTTCCCAGCCCGCACCAGGTCGTCGAACGTCCGCACGACCTCCTCGGCCGGGGTGATCCGGTCCCACGTGTGCAGCAAGTAGAGATCAATGTAGTCGGTGCGCAACCGGCGCAGCGAGGCTTCCACCGCGCGCATCATGTTCTTGCGGCCATTGCCGCCCGCGTTCGGATTGCCAGACTCGACGTTGTTGCTGAACTTGGTGGTCAGCACGACGCGATCACGCACCCCTGCCTCGGCAGTCGGGTCGGGGACCGGCGCGGTGGTGTGCAGGCTGCCCTTGGCTGTGTCCGCCGTTTCCGGCTTCGTGCCCGTGTAGAGCGCGCCATCACTCCGTCTCCGGTCCCCGCCTCATCGAACCGGACAGGCGGATTTCCCGCATCCGGCTCGCCGCGAAGGCGTCATCTCATCGGGGTTATGATTCCTTTCGGCAGGGCGCCCGCTTTCGCGGCGGTGTAGTACCGGATGCGGTAGTCGTTGAAGAGACCCCACATCCTGTACACGACGTCGCTACTCCACCTCGTCCAGCCGAAGCCCCTTCGCTTCAGTTTCTTCACCGCGAACCGTCTCACCTTGAGTTCGACCTGCCACTTCACCTTGTCGAATGCTCGGCTCGAGTTCCCCACTCGGAAGTAGTTCACCCAACCGCGAAGGACCGGGTTGACTTGGACCACCGCCTCCTGCACCGACAGGTGCCGGCTGCCGTGGAGGACATCCCTGACCTTGCGGAGGACCTCGGTGAGCTTCTTCTTTCGCGGGCTCGTGTGTGCATACCCCTTCCGGATGGTGGGGTTCGGCTTCCAGCGGAACTCGAAGCCGAGGAACGCGAACATGGCCCCCTTCTCGGTCAGCAACACCGTCCGGGTCTTCTCCTTGTTCAGCTGCACGCCGATGGCCTCCGCTTCTTCGCGGATGCGCTCCAGCGCACGCTCCGCCCACCTCCATCCTCGCTTCGAGTTGAAGGTGAGCACCACCATGTCATCGAGGTACCTCACATAGGTGAGATAACCTTTGCCCTTCCCCAGGGCGTGGTCCAAGTCGTTCAGCGCCACGTTGGCCAACAGCGGCGAGAGCGGAGACCCTTGCGGGATTCCGCACCCACCCGTGCTCTTCAGGAATTGCTTCACCAGGGCGAGCACTCGGCCGTCTTGGACTCTGCGCGCCACCTTCTCCATCATCCGGTCGTGCCGAATGGTGTCGAAGAAGGACTTCAAGTCCACATCCACGGCCAGGTGCTTCTGGTGGTTCATCCCCTTGCGCACTTCGTCCACGGCCTGATGTGCCGAGCGCCCAGGTCTCGCCCCGAACGAATGTGCCGAGAAGTCGGCTTCGAAGACGGGTTCCAGCAGCAACCGAAGCGCGCCTTGGACCACCCGGTCTCGAATCGTTGGAATCGAGATGGTGCGGACCTTGCCGCCCTCCTTTGGAATCTCTCTTCGTCGGTACGGCTTGGGGGTGTACCGCTCCTCCTCCAACTCCCGTGCGAGCTCCGACAGGAACTCGCCGCGTCCCTGGCTCTCGATGGCCTCGAACGTCACGCCGTCCGCCCCGGGAGCACCGCCATTGTGGCGGGCTTCGAGGTAGGCGGCTTCGAGGGTCTCCAGCCGGGTGAGGTGAACGTACATTCCCCAGAAACGATGCATCGGGGCGGATTTCGCCTGATGGCCTATCCTCGTTCGAAGCTCCTGCAGA encodes the following:
- a CDS encoding aldo/keto reductase; this encodes MRDRVVLTTKFSNNVESGNPNAGGNGRKNMMRAVEASLRRLRTDYIDLYLLHTWDRITPAEEVVRTFDDLVRAGKIRYAGLSDVPGWYAGRAQTYAEAHALTPLINLQLQYSLIERNIEPEFVPLAQTLGLGITAWSPLGMGLLSGKYRPSEGGGTGEGRLTQKGPGPGSGLFTEHNWRVVAALEEVAQEVGRSMAQVALNWAATQPGLASVIIGASKVSQLEDNLAALDFELPAGLRQRLNTVSARTPPFPYPMFTDAYQSRILNAGSSVGDKPAGYAPPVWMEKPSTGG
- the ltrA gene encoding group II intron reverse transcriptase/maturase, whose product is MHRFWGMYVHLTRLETLEAAYLEARHNGGAPGADGVTFEAIESQGRGEFLSELARELEEERYTPKPYRRREIPKEGGKVRTISIPTIRDRVVQGALRLLLEPVFEADFSAHSFGARPGRSAHQAVDEVRKGMNHQKHLAVDVDLKSFFDTIRHDRMMEKVARRVQDGRVLALVKQFLKSTGGCGIPQGSPLSPLLANVALNDLDHALGKGKGYLTYVRYLDDMVVLTFNSKRGWRWAERALERIREEAEAIGVQLNKEKTRTVLLTEKGAMFAFLGFEFRWKPNPTIRKGYAHTSPRKKKLTEVLRKVRDVLHGSRHLSVQEAVVQVNPVLRGWVNYFRVGNSSRAFDKVKWQVELKVRRFAVKKLKRRGFGWTRWSSDVVYRMWGLFNDYRIRYYTAAKAGALPKGIITPMR